In one Janibacter cremeus genomic region, the following are encoded:
- a CDS encoding Tad domain-containing protein yields the protein MQRLIRREERERGAVAVVVALMMVPLIGFAAISIDVAAMYAERQQLQTGADAAVLAIAQDCAREACGDPAQTAQELAVPNSNDADPAATLAHFDPTVGRVTVNNQGTSEHWFAPVLGQDDSAVVSAKSSAGWGYPSGGTAMLPLALSYCEWDSQTGGGIPSGTTPRTIYLSGTSGAATPCPGPSGNVPGGFGWLKTDGSTSCNATSVILQTLLTDTGVSVSSGCTPEDFVALHDTTVLLPIFDKSTGTGSSATYRVYGYAAFRLTGYSFNGEYKWNAPCSGDARCIRGYFTQFVDLSDAFDYSMTAPTLGAAVVALTE from the coding sequence ATGCAACGGTTGATCCGGCGCGAGGAGCGCGAGCGCGGTGCCGTCGCCGTCGTCGTGGCGCTGATGATGGTGCCGCTGATCGGCTTCGCGGCCATATCCATCGACGTCGCCGCCATGTACGCCGAGCGCCAGCAGCTGCAGACCGGCGCCGACGCCGCCGTGTTGGCCATCGCCCAGGACTGCGCGCGCGAGGCTTGTGGCGACCCCGCCCAGACGGCCCAGGAGCTGGCCGTCCCCAACAGCAACGACGCGGACCCCGCGGCGACTCTTGCCCACTTCGACCCCACCGTCGGCCGGGTCACCGTGAACAACCAAGGCACGAGTGAGCACTGGTTTGCCCCCGTGCTCGGGCAGGACGACAGCGCCGTGGTCTCGGCCAAGAGTTCGGCCGGCTGGGGCTACCCGAGCGGTGGTACCGCCATGCTGCCCCTGGCCCTGTCCTACTGCGAGTGGGACAGCCAGACCGGCGGGGGTATTCCCTCGGGAACAACGCCGCGCACGATCTATCTGTCCGGCACCAGTGGCGCCGCCACGCCGTGCCCGGGGCCGTCCGGCAACGTGCCCGGCGGGTTCGGCTGGCTCAAGACCGACGGGTCCACCAGCTGCAACGCGACCTCGGTGATCCTCCAGACCCTCCTGACGGACACCGGTGTCTCGGTCTCCAGCGGATGTACTCCCGAGGACTTCGTCGCCCTGCACGACACCACGGTGCTCCTGCCCATCTTCGACAAGTCGACGGGCACGGGCTCATCCGCGACGTACCGCGTGTACGGCTACGCGGCCTTCAGGCTCACCGGGTACAGCTTCAACGGCGAGTACAAGTGGAACGCTCCGTGCAGCGGTGACGCTCGGTGCATCCGGGGGTACTTCACCCAGTTCGTGGACCTTTCCGACGCCTTCGACTACAGCATGACAGCGCCGACGCTCGGTGCCGCCGTCGTCGCCCTGACCGAATAA
- a CDS encoding TadE/TadG family type IV pilus assembly protein, which translates to MTSRRQDRGVAAVEFALVLPLLVVLVLGIAEFGRAYHVQTMLSAAARDGVRVMALQDSPTDARAVAKASASPLLTLTDGDIGVTPTTCATTTDMAQTATVTITQELSLMLFPEQLTVTLTGQGTMRCNG; encoded by the coding sequence ATGACATCTCGACGGCAGGATCGTGGTGTGGCGGCAGTGGAGTTCGCTCTTGTGCTCCCGCTGCTGGTGGTCCTGGTGCTCGGCATCGCGGAGTTCGGGCGCGCCTACCACGTCCAGACCATGCTGTCGGCCGCGGCCCGCGACGGTGTCCGAGTGATGGCCCTGCAGGACAGCCCCACCGACGCCCGCGCCGTGGCGAAGGCCTCGGCGTCGCCGCTCCTGACGCTGACGGACGGTGACATCGGTGTCACCCCCACGACCTGTGCCACCACCACAGATATGGCGCAGACGGCCACCGTCACGATCACCCAGGAGCTGAGCCTGATGCTCTTCCCCGAGCAGCTCACCGTCACCCTCACCGGCCAAGGAACCATGCGATGCAACGGTTGA
- a CDS encoding Flp family type IVb pilin, giving the protein MNRAAAYLATIYTLVGDRFEGRKERGATAVEYGLLVGLIAVVIIVAVTTLGTELNDMFTTIGTKLGGTTEPVL; this is encoded by the coding sequence ATGAACCGTGCAGCCGCTTACCTGGCCACCATCTACACGCTCGTCGGCGACCGCTTCGAGGGTCGCAAGGAGCGCGGCGCCACCGCCGTCGAGTACGGGCTTCTCGTCGGCCTGATCGCGGTTGTCATCATCGTCGCGGTCACCACTCTCGGAACTGAGTTGAACGACATGTTCACGACGATCGGGACCAAGCTGGGTGGGACGACCGAGCCCGTCCTCTGA
- a CDS encoding TetR/AcrR family transcriptional regulator, with protein MVKEELGLRELKKQMTRESIADAALQLTLEKGLSDVTIEEIAQVAFVSPRTVSNYFSCKEEAVVTAGGDASTDLIEEFAQRPEDEAPLEALRQVVTNFVASTTPEDLRLSVQKMQLIDDNPSLRPYQVAQHAHMEELLRLKIAERTGGDVDRDLYPWLVAAAAVTAVTAAMRLWAKSDSSPDELTRLVQTAFTLTSDGLASPTLGDSSDPSSHVD; from the coding sequence ATGGTCAAGGAAGAGCTGGGCCTCAGAGAGCTGAAGAAGCAGATGACCCGCGAGTCGATCGCGGACGCCGCGCTTCAGCTGACCCTGGAAAAAGGGCTGAGTGACGTCACGATCGAGGAGATCGCGCAGGTGGCCTTCGTCTCGCCGCGCACGGTGTCGAACTACTTCTCGTGCAAGGAAGAGGCAGTCGTGACCGCCGGCGGTGATGCCTCGACGGACCTGATCGAGGAGTTCGCACAGCGCCCGGAGGACGAGGCACCCCTTGAGGCCCTGCGCCAGGTGGTGACGAACTTCGTGGCCTCGACCACCCCCGAGGATCTGCGCCTGAGCGTGCAGAAGATGCAGCTGATCGACGACAACCCTTCCCTGCGCCCGTACCAAGTGGCACAGCACGCGCACATGGAGGAGCTCCTGCGCTTGAAGATCGCCGAGCGCACTGGTGGCGACGTCGACAGGGACCTCTACCCTTGGCTCGTCGCCGCTGCCGCCGTGACCGCCGTGACCGCCGCCATGCGGCTGTGGGCGAAATCGGACAGCTCGCCTGACGAGCTCACGCGGCTGGTGCAGACTGCCTTCACTCTGACCTCCGACGGCTTGGCATCGCCCACCCTCGGCGACTCAAGCGATCCTTCCAGCCACGTCGACTGA
- a CDS encoding type II secretion system F family protein: MIALALLVLVLVLAFTLRPSEPTGVARGLALIEGTVSSRSVVRSELPASERFVGPVLAGSRGLARRLSPSGRVDRLASGLDRAGNPPPWTVDRIMGVKGMCLLLGLALGLSFGGLTVVGVLVAVGLAAALFHLPDILLYNAALRRQERTSKDLADVLDVLTVCVEAGQGFDGAILRVARTTDGPLSGEFARVLSEIQLGKTRAQAFSSMGQRVVLPEVKNFVSAIVQSDRLGIPVAKVLREQTSSMRVVRRQKAEEQAQKVTVKILFPLLFCMFPAMFVVIIGPGAIRMMENMFGSGGAL, from the coding sequence ATGATCGCGCTCGCCCTGCTCGTCCTCGTCCTGGTGCTCGCCTTCACGCTCCGACCGTCCGAACCGACCGGGGTGGCACGCGGCCTGGCCCTGATCGAGGGGACGGTGTCCTCGAGGTCGGTCGTGCGCAGCGAACTGCCGGCCTCGGAGCGCTTCGTCGGGCCCGTGCTCGCCGGTTCGCGCGGGTTGGCCCGCCGGCTGTCCCCGAGCGGGAGGGTCGACCGGCTGGCCAGCGGACTGGACCGCGCCGGGAATCCCCCGCCGTGGACGGTCGATCGGATCATGGGAGTCAAGGGGATGTGCCTGCTGCTGGGGCTCGCCCTCGGACTGAGCTTCGGTGGCCTCACCGTAGTCGGAGTCCTGGTGGCGGTGGGCCTCGCGGCGGCGCTCTTCCACCTGCCAGACATCTTGCTGTACAACGCGGCGCTGCGACGTCAGGAGCGCACCTCGAAGGACCTCGCCGATGTCCTCGACGTGCTCACGGTATGCGTTGAAGCGGGGCAGGGCTTCGACGGAGCCATCCTGCGGGTGGCCCGGACCACCGACGGCCCGCTGTCGGGGGAGTTCGCCCGGGTGCTGTCCGAAATCCAACTCGGCAAGACCCGCGCTCAGGCTTTCTCCTCGATGGGGCAGCGGGTCGTGCTGCCGGAGGTGAAGAACTTCGTCTCGGCGATCGTGCAGTCCGACCGGCTTGGCATCCCGGTCGCCAAGGTTCTGCGAGAGCAGACCTCGTCGATGCGGGTGGTCCGCCGGCAGAAGGCCGAGGAACAGGCGCAGAAGGTCACCGTCAAGATCCTCTTTCCGCTGCTCTTCTGCATGTTCCCGGCCATGTTCGTCGTCATCATCGGTCCCGGTGCGATCCGAATGATGGAAAACATGTTCGGCTCGGGTGGGGCGCTGTAG
- a CDS encoding type II secretion system F family protein, with amino-acid sequence MIRLVQRIFAAMVLAVVFAALSGTSASAAPDVSMSDVESRGDSLTGVLTFRGSEVIQVDPGSLTATIDGRERDADVASSTSVQRSSMLVIDTSGSMGVDGMATVRAATRAYLAEVPKDVKVGVATFANTAGVDLRPSADRQQVRRIVNGLAARGETSLYAGVLAAAKALGNDGDRSMVLLSDGADTVSTRPKIDLVKATKAVRERGVRVDVVRFRTEDKDTMNALDGFAEAGDGSVLAADDAEAVGDAFQSAARALNSQAPFEITTPEQLSGRHVVRLEGSANGDPFAVERMVTLDGSPEAQPDETEPGAVPAHAEPAASGWLASSPWPWLGAFAIGTAIFLLAFGTLTPTVRSRRELRLAGIDAYVVPAKQWSRREGREESKAISERLVDFGERRMAKRGSTARTMQLVNRADLPLRAGEWYVLCGVAIIVAIAVFMVVLPGPWLVGVLVGLVVGLIVPQVLLRVLAARRARAFERALPDSLVLVATSLKSGFGLMQSLDAVAQDSAPPVDKEFARALAETRIGTDIADALERLAERMGSQSMAMAVMAIRIQREVGGNLAETLQTTAHTLREREVLFRQVKALSAEGRLSAYILIALPFALFFYMLLVNFEYVQLLWTTAFGLLMSIGALVGITIGIFWMSRVVKIEV; translated from the coding sequence GTGATCCGCCTCGTCCAGCGCATCTTTGCCGCAATGGTGCTTGCGGTGGTCTTCGCTGCCCTGTCAGGCACCTCGGCGAGCGCTGCTCCGGACGTCTCGATGAGTGACGTCGAGTCGCGAGGTGATTCCTTGACCGGCGTGCTGACCTTCCGCGGGTCCGAGGTCATCCAGGTCGACCCGGGGAGTCTCACCGCGACCATCGACGGGCGAGAGCGCGACGCCGACGTCGCGAGCTCCACGAGCGTCCAGCGGTCGTCGATGCTCGTCATCGACACCAGCGGGTCGATGGGTGTCGACGGGATGGCCACGGTGAGGGCGGCGACGCGTGCCTACCTGGCCGAGGTGCCGAAGGACGTCAAGGTCGGGGTGGCGACCTTCGCCAACACCGCCGGTGTGGACCTGAGGCCCTCCGCCGACCGGCAGCAGGTCCGGCGCATCGTCAACGGCCTCGCCGCGCGGGGCGAGACCAGCCTTTACGCCGGGGTGCTCGCCGCGGCCAAGGCATTGGGCAACGATGGCGACCGCAGCATGGTTCTGCTCAGCGATGGGGCCGACACGGTCAGTACCCGACCCAAGATCGACTTGGTCAAGGCCACGAAGGCGGTGCGCGAGCGCGGAGTCCGCGTCGACGTCGTGCGCTTCCGGACCGAGGACAAGGACACGATGAACGCCCTCGACGGCTTCGCCGAGGCAGGAGACGGGTCGGTCCTGGCTGCCGACGACGCCGAGGCGGTCGGTGACGCCTTCCAGAGCGCAGCCCGTGCGCTGAACTCGCAGGCTCCCTTCGAGATCACGACCCCGGAGCAGCTGTCCGGTCGCCATGTGGTCCGACTGGAAGGAAGCGCCAACGGTGACCCCTTCGCCGTCGAGCGGATGGTCACCCTCGACGGGTCACCTGAAGCGCAACCCGATGAGACAGAGCCAGGGGCGGTGCCCGCCCACGCCGAACCGGCCGCCAGCGGGTGGTTGGCATCCTCACCGTGGCCGTGGCTCGGTGCCTTCGCCATCGGCACGGCGATCTTCCTGCTCGCCTTCGGAACCCTCACCCCGACGGTCCGATCCCGCCGCGAGCTGAGGCTCGCCGGAATCGATGCCTACGTCGTCCCGGCCAAGCAGTGGTCCCGCAGGGAAGGGCGGGAGGAGAGCAAGGCGATCAGTGAGCGACTCGTCGACTTCGGTGAGCGCCGGATGGCCAAGCGAGGCTCCACCGCCCGCACGATGCAGCTGGTCAACCGCGCCGACCTGCCGCTGCGCGCGGGGGAGTGGTACGTGCTGTGCGGCGTGGCGATCATCGTCGCGATCGCCGTCTTCATGGTGGTCCTGCCGGGCCCCTGGTTAGTCGGTGTCCTCGTCGGTCTGGTCGTCGGGCTGATCGTGCCGCAGGTTCTGCTTCGGGTGCTCGCTGCGCGCCGGGCTCGCGCCTTCGAGCGGGCCCTCCCTGACTCCCTCGTGCTCGTCGCGACGAGCCTGAAGAGTGGGTTCGGCCTGATGCAGTCCCTGGACGCCGTGGCGCAGGACTCCGCACCCCCGGTGGACAAGGAGTTCGCCCGCGCCCTCGCCGAGACGCGCATCGGTACCGACATCGCGGACGCGCTGGAGCGGCTGGCCGAGCGCATGGGCAGTCAGTCAATGGCGATGGCGGTCATGGCCATCCGGATCCAGCGTGAGGTGGGCGGCAACCTCGCGGAGACCCTCCAGACAACGGCCCACACGCTGCGCGAGCGCGAGGTGCTCTTCCGCCAGGTCAAGGCACTCTCGGCTGAGGGGCGGCTGTCGGCGTACATCCTCATCGCCCTGCCGTTCGCACTCTTCTTCTACATGCTCTTGGTCAACTTCGAGTACGTGCAACTGCTGTGGACCACTGCCTTCGGACTGCTCATGTCCATCGGAGCACTCGTAGGCATCACCATCGGCATCTTCTGGATGAGCCGCGTCGTCAAGATCGAGGTGTGA
- a CDS encoding CpaF family protein codes for MSNLADRLDQARSARAGEVPRQASPERRAKTHRRGQDPFAEVKDRVHQSLVASLGPRLYDPHLSEQELATQVRHTLQQVIDSENTPLSQADRTKIAQDVSDDILGHGPLEPYLRDPEVTEIMVNGAEDIYIEKEGKILAAGTRFADESHLRRTIDKIVSRVGRRVDESSPMVDARLPDGSRVNALLPPVALDGSMLTIRKFAKDPLTDNDLISMGTMSPSVRDFLEACVRGRRNILISGGTGSGKTTTLNVISSFLPDDERIVTIEDAAELQLHQRHVLRTESRPANIEGTGAITIRDLVRNALRMRPDRIIVGEVRDGAALDMLQAMNTGHDGSLTTAHANSPRDSLSRLETMVLMAGVDLPIRAIREQVAGAIDLIVQQARLKDGSRRIVAVTEVIGMEGDVVTLQDIFTFDYAAGRDEHGRYLGQLVPTGIRPAFVQELADLGVELPVHLFARITP; via the coding sequence ATGAGCAATCTGGCCGACCGATTGGATCAGGCCCGTAGTGCCCGGGCCGGCGAGGTTCCTCGACAGGCGAGCCCGGAACGGCGGGCCAAGACGCACAGGCGGGGTCAGGACCCCTTCGCCGAGGTCAAGGACCGCGTCCACCAGTCCCTGGTGGCCTCGCTCGGGCCGCGTCTGTACGACCCGCACCTGTCCGAGCAGGAGCTGGCGACCCAGGTGCGCCACACCCTGCAGCAGGTCATCGACTCCGAGAACACCCCGCTGTCCCAAGCCGATCGGACGAAGATCGCCCAGGACGTCTCCGACGACATCCTCGGCCATGGTCCCCTCGAGCCGTACCTGCGCGACCCCGAGGTCACCGAGATCATGGTCAACGGCGCCGAGGACATCTACATCGAGAAGGAAGGAAAGATCCTCGCCGCCGGGACGCGCTTCGCTGACGAGTCACACCTGCGTCGCACCATCGACAAGATCGTCTCCCGGGTCGGGCGCCGCGTCGACGAGTCCAGCCCCATGGTCGACGCCCGCCTGCCAGACGGTTCCCGCGTCAACGCGCTGCTGCCTCCCGTCGCGCTCGACGGCTCGATGCTGACCATCCGCAAGTTCGCGAAGGATCCCCTAACCGACAATGACCTCATCTCGATGGGCACGATGTCCCCGTCGGTGCGCGACTTCCTCGAGGCCTGCGTACGAGGCCGGCGGAACATTCTCATCTCCGGCGGTACCGGCTCCGGCAAGACCACCACGCTTAACGTCATCAGCTCCTTCCTGCCCGACGATGAGCGGATCGTCACCATCGAGGACGCGGCGGAGCTGCAGCTGCACCAACGGCACGTACTGCGCACCGAGTCCCGCCCGGCGAACATCGAGGGCACCGGGGCGATCACGATCCGCGATCTTGTGCGCAACGCGCTGCGTATGCGCCCTGACCGGATCATCGTCGGCGAGGTGCGCGACGGCGCCGCCCTGGACATGCTGCAGGCGATGAACACCGGCCACGACGGATCGCTGACGACCGCCCACGCCAACTCACCTCGCGACAGCCTCTCCCGTCTGGAGACAATGGTGCTCATGGCGGGTGTCGACCTGCCCATTAGGGCCATCCGTGAGCAGGTGGCCGGGGCCATCGACCTCATCGTCCAGCAGGCCCGGCTCAAGGACGGCTCACGCCGCATCGTGGCCGTCACCGAGGTGATCGGCATGGAGGGGGACGTGGTCACCCTGCAGGACATCTTCACCTTCGACTATGCAGCCGGACGTGACGAGCACGGTCGCTACCTTGGACAATTGGTGCCCACCGGCATCCGGCCCGCCTTCGTCCAGGAGCTCGCCGACCTGGGGGTCGAGCTACCGGTACACCTCTTCGCGCGGATCACCCCGTGA
- a CDS encoding AAA family ATPase gives MTILWDFDPEAHHTYRYALGESPEVMSHGPSILKAAENGVGHRMVVIGADIDIESACQLAERLRVERPEVGVLLLRHRLDVNVMSLALRSGIREVVQVDDQTALAEAARRSEALTAQLVREGDEGEGSGGSRQGKVITVFSAKGGVGKTTVSTNVAAHLAASGARTLLVDLDLMFGDVAISLQLIPSGTVSDLVSMRGHLDRAGLESVVATHEDTGLDVIAPSSDPGEAERVPADVILELLRTARSHYAYVVVDTPPSFTEHVLTALDVSDLTLLVATLDIPAVKNLRLAINTLDTLGASAESRVVVLNRAGVKVGLDSDEVETALKQPISASIPNDLGVPKATNRGYPIVVQDPRNPAAVAIRELADREVRTRFGELIQESPRRGLGRRRSKV, from the coding sequence ATGACCATCTTGTGGGACTTCGATCCCGAGGCGCACCACACCTACCGCTACGCCCTCGGTGAGTCACCGGAGGTGATGTCGCACGGCCCGTCGATCCTCAAGGCCGCCGAGAATGGCGTCGGTCACCGCATGGTGGTCATCGGTGCGGACATTGACATCGAGTCCGCCTGCCAGCTTGCCGAGAGACTGCGCGTCGAGCGTCCCGAGGTGGGGGTTCTGCTGCTGCGCCACCGGTTGGACGTCAACGTCATGAGCCTGGCCCTGCGCAGCGGGATCCGCGAGGTCGTCCAGGTCGACGACCAGACGGCCCTGGCGGAGGCGGCGCGTCGCAGCGAGGCGCTGACCGCGCAGCTCGTTCGGGAGGGCGACGAAGGCGAGGGGTCGGGCGGCTCTCGTCAGGGCAAGGTCATCACCGTCTTCTCGGCGAAGGGCGGGGTCGGCAAGACGACAGTGTCGACCAATGTCGCCGCCCACCTGGCGGCGAGTGGCGCACGAACCCTTCTCGTCGACCTCGACCTGATGTTCGGCGACGTGGCGATCAGCCTCCAGCTGATTCCCTCCGGGACGGTGAGCGACCTCGTGTCCATGCGAGGGCACCTCGACCGGGCGGGTCTGGAGTCGGTGGTGGCCACCCATGAGGACACGGGCCTGGACGTCATCGCCCCGTCGAGTGATCCGGGTGAGGCCGAGCGGGTCCCGGCCGACGTGATCCTCGAGCTGCTGCGCACGGCCCGCTCCCACTACGCGTACGTCGTCGTGGACACTCCGCCCTCCTTCACGGAGCACGTGCTCACCGCTCTCGACGTCAGTGACCTCACCCTGCTCGTCGCGACCCTCGACATACCGGCGGTGAAGAACCTGCGGCTGGCGATCAACACCCTCGACACCCTGGGTGCCTCCGCAGAGAGCCGGGTCGTCGTCCTCAATCGTGCCGGGGTCAAGGTGGGACTGGACAGTGACGAGGTCGAGACGGCACTGAAACAACCGATCTCGGCGAGCATCCCTAATGATCTCGGCGTGCCCAAGGCAACCAACCGCGGGTACCCGATCGTCGTCCAGGACCCGCGCAATCCGGCAGCCGTGGCGATACGGGAGCTGGCCGACCGCGAGGTGCGGACCCGGTTCGGTGAATTGATCCAGGAGAGCCCGCGGCGCGGGCTCGGGCGGCGAAGGAGCAAGGTATGA
- the cpaB gene encoding Flp pilus assembly protein CpaB: protein MNRRVIAVLVAVVLALAGAGLVINYVRGSDARAIADAKAVPVYVAEQFVPSGTTLKDAVRTELVTKTNVAAGALPTGALQEVGPDNSSLLALADVQPGEFLMNDRFGTTPTGEKAITVPSGMIAMSVELSDPARVGQFVTPGTHIAVYATHKIKAVGGDEDKTKAFNDLDVQGTTVLLPDVQVIAMGDTALSTPKEQEGEKGDEQAADAPSFLVTLAVTPKDAPRLAHGITEYTLYAGLRGSDVKIDEDSHANDMTIFPQDMGDLLREVQE, encoded by the coding sequence ATGAACCGTCGCGTCATCGCCGTGCTGGTCGCGGTCGTGCTGGCCCTTGCCGGGGCCGGCCTCGTCATCAACTACGTCCGCGGGTCCGACGCCCGGGCGATCGCCGATGCAAAGGCGGTGCCCGTGTATGTCGCCGAACAGTTCGTCCCCTCGGGTACGACGCTCAAGGACGCGGTGCGCACCGAATTGGTTACGAAGACGAACGTCGCCGCCGGCGCACTGCCCACGGGCGCCCTGCAAGAGGTCGGGCCGGACAACAGCTCGCTGCTGGCGCTCGCCGACGTGCAACCGGGTGAGTTCCTCATGAATGACCGATTCGGGACCACACCGACAGGGGAGAAGGCCATCACCGTTCCCTCCGGGATGATCGCGATGTCCGTCGAGCTGTCCGATCCGGCTCGGGTGGGACAGTTCGTGACCCCCGGTACGCACATCGCGGTGTACGCCACCCACAAGATCAAGGCCGTCGGCGGCGACGAGGACAAGACCAAGGCGTTCAACGACCTCGACGTCCAGGGGACGACCGTCCTCCTGCCGGACGTGCAAGTTATCGCGATGGGCGACACGGCTCTGTCCACGCCGAAGGAGCAGGAGGGAGAGAAGGGTGACGAGCAAGCCGCAGACGCGCCGAGCTTCCTCGTCACACTTGCGGTCACGCCGAAGGACGCCCCCCGACTCGCACACGGCATCACCGAGTACACCCTCTACGCAGGCCTGCGCGGCTCCGACGTGAAAATCGACGAGGACTCGCACGCCAACGACATGACGATCTTCCCCCAGGACATGGGTGACCTGCTGAGGGAGGTGCAGGAATGA
- a CDS encoding pilus assembly protein TadG-related protein, which translates to MRLPVLNRLRSRSRADGERGGVAVTVVAFFVGSSVVLGMLAISIDLGNLTFERRQVQNGADATSLALASECAADATNCDPTEVEDLLGANSHDTAGRYRTDRYTPGVCARGTADQVGPLDGVDCVTAGDINDLAECPELPDWLAAEPAIPYVETYSATQTDGGDSELFLPFSRVLLGSASGDKGTSACARAAWGIPVGHSASLPLTISSCEWDLQTNSGDDFVANGPVGAKPGYDASNPWPDPSREIVIQQHDPGDDDSDCDWNGKDTSGGFGWLDGGSTCETEVSDDDWVHIDVGANVPAPCELPNLHESVIDIPIFDCIVGDAALAVGDPPTTPEGVCDPTNPDTSGNNTWYHLAGWAKFYVSGYSFPGNTSGGSSLPGGYNCSGSEKCLTGWFVTGTISDAPSIAPPGDPLDGDFGVVAIKPAG; encoded by the coding sequence ATGAGACTCCCGGTCCTCAACCGGCTCCGTAGCCGAAGTCGCGCAGATGGGGAGCGTGGTGGCGTCGCGGTCACCGTCGTCGCCTTCTTTGTCGGCAGCAGCGTGGTGCTGGGGATGCTCGCGATCAGCATCGACCTGGGCAATCTCACCTTCGAGCGCCGCCAGGTGCAGAACGGCGCCGACGCGACGTCCTTGGCGCTGGCGTCCGAGTGCGCCGCTGACGCGACCAACTGTGACCCAACTGAGGTGGAGGACCTGCTCGGCGCGAACTCCCACGACACCGCCGGCCGGTACCGCACCGATCGATACACCCCCGGCGTGTGTGCCCGCGGGACCGCCGACCAAGTGGGCCCACTCGACGGGGTCGACTGCGTCACCGCGGGGGACATCAACGATCTCGCTGAATGCCCTGAGCTGCCGGACTGGCTCGCTGCCGAGCCGGCCATCCCGTACGTCGAGACGTACTCGGCCACCCAGACGGATGGCGGCGACAGCGAACTCTTCCTGCCCTTCTCCCGCGTGCTGCTCGGAAGTGCCTCCGGCGACAAGGGCACCAGCGCGTGCGCCCGAGCCGCCTGGGGGATCCCGGTGGGGCACTCTGCCTCACTCCCCCTGACGATCTCGTCGTGTGAGTGGGATCTGCAGACCAACAGCGGTGATGACTTCGTCGCGAACGGTCCGGTCGGCGCCAAGCCCGGCTACGACGCGAGCAACCCGTGGCCGGACCCCTCTCGGGAAATCGTCATCCAGCAGCACGACCCCGGGGACGACGACTCCGACTGTGACTGGAACGGTAAGGACACTTCCGGTGGCTTCGGGTGGCTGGACGGCGGCTCCACCTGCGAGACCGAGGTCTCCGATGACGACTGGGTGCACATCGACGTCGGTGCCAACGTGCCCGCCCCCTGCGAGTTGCCGAACCTCCACGAGTCCGTGATCGACATCCCGATCTTCGACTGCATCGTCGGGGATGCGGCACTCGCGGTGGGTGACCCACCAACCACGCCCGAGGGCGTGTGCGACCCCACGAATCCGGATACGAGTGGGAACAACACGTGGTATCACCTCGCGGGATGGGCCAAGTTCTACGTCAGCGGCTACTCATTCCCTGGAAACACCAGTGGTGGCAGTTCACTCCCGGGCGGATACAACTGCTCAGGTTCGGAGAAGTGCCTCACCGGATGGTTTGTCACCGGGACAATCTCGGACGCGCCATCCATCGCTCCCCCGGGAGATCCCCTGGACGGGGACTTCGGGGTCGTCGCCATCAAACCCGCCGGCTGA
- a CDS encoding TadE/TadG family type IV pilus assembly protein: protein MRATSRAGWQQRGAAAVEMAIMLPLLLLVIGGIVDFGRYFLQEVQLTNAAREGVRVAVIGEADVFLRVQAAAPGIPALTMDPAAPACAGAGTTIEITVADPDFDWILLGPAMSFFGGSATSLPDAESTAAMRCEV, encoded by the coding sequence ATGCGAGCGACTTCACGAGCTGGGTGGCAGCAGCGCGGCGCTGCCGCCGTCGAGATGGCGATCATGCTCCCTCTTCTACTGCTCGTCATCGGAGGGATAGTCGACTTCGGTCGGTACTTCCTCCAGGAAGTCCAGCTGACGAACGCTGCACGTGAGGGTGTCCGGGTGGCGGTCATTGGGGAGGCGGATGTCTTCCTGCGTGTCCAGGCGGCGGCCCCCGGGATCCCGGCCCTGACCATGGACCCTGCTGCCCCTGCCTGCGCCGGGGCCGGCACGACCATCGAGATCACGGTCGCGGATCCGGACTTCGACTGGATCCTCCTCGGTCCGGCCATGAGCTTTTTCGGCGGCTCGGCCACGTCACTTCCGGACGCTGAGTCCACCGCCGCGATGAGGTGTGAAGTCTGA
- a CDS encoding Flp family type IVb pilin, whose product MLEIFVRLQSLMTQREKGATAVEYGIMVALIAAVIIGTVAAIGDQLLIEFNTVLTELTT is encoded by the coding sequence ATGCTCGAGATCTTCGTTCGCCTCCAGAGCCTCATGACCCAGCGCGAGAAGGGCGCGACCGCCGTCGAGTACGGCATCATGGTCGCCCTCATCGCCGCGGTCATCATCGGGACTGTTGCCGCCATCGGTGACCAGCTCCTGATCGAGTTCAACACGGTCCTCACCGAGCTCACCACCTGA